AAACTATAATTTAAAGAGTCCTTAAAGTAGGGCAGATTTGACATATTACATTACAAACGCCTAAGAAAGCTGGGTTGATTATTTGTTTAGCGCCAGTTTGAGGGCACCTCGTTCACTTGACACCCCGGTACTCCAAATGTCCGATCCCTGAGACAAAACCCCCGCTGTTCCCATTGTCTCCTGAAGGTCTGCCTTTAACTGGAGCTGCCTGGTAAAGCAGTATCCTTACAGTACAGTTCCTCTGAAGAATATCACATAACTCTTGTTCTGATGGAATATCCCGATTAGGTGATTGTTTACAGCCCTTCCCACAACAAATATTTTCTCACCCATAACTCCAGATCGTGGTGAAACACAATCTATTTACTTCCTATAAGTTTTGATTATGAATGTTTTTGGAAAAGtaagagaaaataaaaaaagatctgGACTCAATGGAACAACGTCATTCATTTATTTGTCAGTTGTTCAGTAGGCAAAAAAGTAAATATTCTTAATTATGTTACATTCACTCTGCAGTATAATTATATGTGAAAAAAATCTATCAACAGTGTAACAAGGGAGGTCTGGGAAGGTATAGCTAGCATGATTCAGTGCTTCATTATGTACATAAGCTTAGCTCTACTTTGTTCCACACAAATCTCTTGAAAATTTCAGTTTCTTCCCAACACAAAATGTCACACCTGTTTATTAACTATTTattaacacacaacaacaaaaaaagacgaCAGGAAGTTAGGATCACCATAGCAACAGCACGTTGCGTCGCCTTACCGTTAACTATATGAACGGGGGTTCGAACAGGAAGTGTTAGTTGATACTAATTCCCTTCAGGCCTCCGAGCTGGAGGGTGAGTGCTCTGGGTTCAGGCTTGGGGGTGGGGGCGTTGCTAGTAGCAACGTGAGGAAGCAGCTCAGACCTTTGTGTCCTCCACCACGATAGTGAAGGTCTCCATGGGTGCATTGGTTGGTGGCTTGGTCAGGGCCTGGATGTCGTCAAGGAGACTGGTGGGGGTGACGATGTGTGAGGATCCTGTCGGGAAGACGGTAAAAGAATTacggcaacaacaaaaaaactcaacaaaacaccacacacaaagcCTCTCGTGTCGTCCAGAAAACTGTATTTCACTTGCACTACCATCCAGGGACAGTAGGGGGAGACAACCAGCAACAGGCCAGTGTTAGGAGTTGCAATGATCAAGAGCCTCAGGAGGGGGGCGCTGTTGGGGGAGGACCCACCTATGATGACCTCGCAGGACTTGACTGCCTGTGTGACCTCGTACGCGCAGCGCATCTCCGAGTGGCACATCCCCCCGATGACGAAGACGATCAGCCGCGAGCCACTCCTGCGCTCGTCGTGGGAGTTGGGCTTGTGCTTCTGGCGGgcgctgaggaagaggagggataccacagaggaagagagacacgaACGAGAAGAGatcagaggctggagggggctagCTAACGTAGCTTTTACACGTCCTTTTGTTCTGTCGTGTTGCTGCCCGCTGCGTGGGGTGTGGAGGGCTAAGCTAGTTCACACcagtgagtcaggtggctgagcagttagggaaccgggctagtaatcagaaggttgctggttcgattctcggccgtgccaaatgacgttgtgtccttgggtaaggcacttcaccctacttgccttggggggaatgtccctgtactctggataagagcgtctgctaaatgtcaaTGTAACACCAGAACACACTTCTGAAAGGTTCTGTATTTACCTGACTGCCCCAGAACCATTCCAGGCGGCGGGACATTCAGACTGGTGCGGCCATTCCTTACTGTCCAGCTTGTTCTCTACAGCATCCTGGAAACACAATTATGCATTTGAAACACATGAAACATTCTATCAATACAGGaggaaaacaataaaacaacGAAATAAGATGGTCTAATGCTAATGTTTTTAAGTGAGTCTATGATGGCGGCAGTGACGACACTGACTAAAAGGTGTTTGAGTTGTTTTGATTGTGGATTCATTGTTAAGGAGGACTAAGTAGAGATTAGCCTACTAATCTCTACTTAGTCCTCCTTAACAATGAATATAGCTTTTATGAATATAACAATTGTTTATAGCTGTCTCTGTACGAACGATTTCAAGAGTCAGACTCTTGAAATAAGGGAAATGAAAACAACTCGAGCGATGGTGAATTCAAGTAGCACCGTTAAAGCTAGGTAATGTGTTACATTGTCCTTTCTGAGGAAGGTACCCTCGAGTGAATCTTGAATGGTTTCTATGTCCATGTTATCAGTTCACCTCAACAGAAAGAGCCATGGGTCATTTTTCAAACAATAACACcataaaaagttatacaaaataacaacaaaacaacaaaagaaaagaTAAAAGCTTGGAAAGAATATGAAAAGTGGGCCAAGATTAGGGATTACAGGcaacctttttttttgttcttccaAATGTTCCTTGGTGTGCCCTGGGGATCAGCAAACAAAGCCTGGCAAGCAGTGCACCATCCCTCCCCACGGACACGACCATATGTATCCATAAGGACAGCATAACATGGGACAACTGTATCTGATCCTTCACAATCAGGTGACCTGAATCCCACCTTCTTTTGTGAAGCCTGAAGAGGGGTGCCAACGCAGAGGGAGTACTCGTGTCCCAGTTAGGAGCTGTGAACTGGGTGGATGAGAGACatatcagccccccccccccccccctatccatCCATGTGCCTACCTTCTCCTTTTGTCAACCAAAGCCCGTAAACGGAACTGACAAACACTATCTCCAACCCATGCCCCCCTCCCAACATGCCgtcactgtcactgtctgtctgtttccatTCAAGGTATGAACAACACCCCAAAGACTGGCCGTCCCTGtcccccccaccctgtccctgtcccccccaTCCTGCTCCCCCACCCTGTCCCTGCTACGCTCCctgtccccccaccctcccactccccGGGCACCAGAGATGGCAGATGGCAGAGTTCCGTGCAGTGGATGCTTGGCTTTCCAAGATGTGCCCTCTCTCACAGACCTCCATCACGTCTTTGATGACAGGCGTCCATCGGGAGAGGTTGTATGTCTCTTCTTGAGAGCGGTCCTTCCTCGACGGCTTCCGACAAAACAGATTCGGCTGCAGAGAAAAGGACGGCGGGGGGAAAGCGTGTTTACTCTCAGCCGGAGGTGAAAAGACACAAGGCCGAACGGCCGACAATCGCATGACAGTCACAAGTTCCAACACGCAATctagggggagtcagatggctgaacggttagggagtctggctattaatcagaaggttgctagttcgattcccgaccgtgccaactgacgttgtgtccttgggcaaggcacttcaccctacttggctAAGGgagtatgtccctgtacttactgtaagtcgctctggataagagcgtctgctaaatgactaaatgtaatctaGAAACAGTCCTCGCTCACTCTTCAGGAACACGCTGACTTGCCGTTGATATGATGGAGACTCCGAGTTCCTTCCAGTTCAGAATCACCTCTTGCCTGTTGTCCTCGTCCTTCACATTCTGAATGAGTTTACTCAAATTCTCCTCGGTGGTCCCTGTTTAcgacacaaagaaacacacgcAAATGAAACACCTTTAATCCACTTTCCTACGCCCAATCAAAACCCCCACTTGACCCAACCCTTTTTCTTCCCCACAGCAGTGGATGAAAGGAGGGGGCGTGAACACAGAAGCTTGTCCGCGACGGCTAGTCCGcgacggggagagagagccgCCAGCCCTACGAGGCCCACCGTTCAGGCTGAAGATGTAGAGCAGCACAGCTCGGAACTTGTCGTAGATGCTGTAGTTGTGCAGCAGCACAGGCAGCAGGGTCCTCATGGGATCCTTGACCTTCTGACCCTCGCTGTCCAAGCCCACAGCCAGATCCTGCAGGGGTACAACGTGACAGCTGaacccatagacataataaagagtagacgccgcatcgaccgctgctgcctactggcgctgacgagccgtggggacgccatcttggaacgagcaaccgctccactcagtgttatctgtttggctggggcaatgagctgtcagcgcaTTTCATTAATCATACCGAACTGAATACCGGACTGATTTTCACgcggtttgctttgctgcaaaggtcatacagctatgatacaggacatggttattattttcacaaaatacaaccaatagtatggtcatgttaaatcttacttgtgaaaagtaatctTCCGAGCCCTGTTTGCGATTGTCCACCgatttgagcaggaatatgctgcacagtgctggcatcttgtttattctgatgcCAAAAAACTAGGAAGTTgccctttccaagatggcggctgcATTTCTCGCAcccagcagccaatgcggcgtctactctATCTGTTCATGTGACCTATATCATGTGACCTGAGGTCCACAGTCTTTCCTGGTCCCAGTGTGTCCCAGTAGTGTGTTTGTACCTACCTGCTCTGCTTTGCAGAGCTTCTGCACGTGTTGGTTCATGCAGTCCTCGGTCATATTCAGGTGAACAGTTTTCTGTGGtttacggagggagggggggagacaacaTGATTGGAAGAATCAACCAAGAAAACTAAAAGAACAGGAAAAATACTCAAATAATATTGACATATTAACATATTGAAAAATATAAGGCCATATATGATACAGGAAATAAAATACATCTACAAGACACCAGTCTAAGTAACCATCTGATACCAGGCCCGGAAGGCAGAACTCTACCCAGCCGGAATAGTCCCTGGCTTTCATTACCTGAGACACCTGCTTGCGGACAGAAGGCATCTTTTTCATAAGCTGGGCTAAACCACTTATTGTGATCTGGAagacagtgggggggggggagaaaaacagGGAAGCTATTTAACAGCCACCAGgaatgacagtttgaaatacgtGAAAAATTAAGGAGAGAAATGAGAGAAACACATACCTTTCCTTCAGGTTGTTTCTTGTTGGCAGCGATCTCCTTCACCAGCTTGGGTATCTGTCTACAATTCCACAGAATAAAACAAAGTAGATGTACTTACTGAAACAGGAATCATATTTCAGAAGGCCTTACTAAATCAAACCTTCCAAAAAATGCTGTATACTTACGCAGACACCTCTGCAATGTGCATGTGTCGAAGTTGGACCCACAGAAGGTCGTCGTCATTCAGCAGGGCCTCCTTCTCCGAGCCGTCTTTAGACTTGTATCTGAGCAAAACATCAGCACAAGCCTAGATTACACCAAAGCGTTGCTTCGCCGACTGTTATCTCCTGAATTTTCTAGATACtgctcatttttttttcttgagcATTCAAGACCACAAGTGACAATGAAACCCAAGACAGGAGGCCAGGGGCCAAACATGTCTTACTTGTAGACGTCGTTTTTGATAGGGATCAGATCGTAGGCCATGGCCTGGTAGGTGAGCTCATGTAAGATGGGGCTCACAGGGTCAAAGCCCCTCTCCACGATCAACAGCTGAGCATGAGTCTTCTCCTGAGGAAGGGAGAGCAAAACGCCACCACCCATCAGTTAGACTTCATGGGATAAAGCTTGTCCTCTAAAAGACATATTTTTCCTTGATAGTTTGAGAGTCTGAGCTTAAGTatttgttttgacaacaagcAGGAAGTAAATGAGCTTTACCTTCTTCTTGCCTTTGTCATCCATCTCGTAATGGTTGGACAGTTTTTTATCCACCAACTCTGCTAGGTGCTTGGCATTGTACAGACTGGAGTCCCTGACGATGGATAGACAATCGGTTATTGCAGTGTCAATAAAGTTTGTATATAGATCAGCAACGGAGAGAAATGAATCCTGTACTTTAGCTTTTGTCCACCTGAACAAATACACTGAGCAGATGATCACTTGTATTCAAAGTCAGAACTATGGGTCTTTCATGACGAGTAATATCGAAACCGCCTTGCAGTTCTGTCCTCGTCATTTAATACTGCTGGGTTGCCTTTTGTCAGAAGGGCATGGTCTGCTGATGCTTGAAGGGGTGAGACTGAATtccaacagagagagaagcagctcACTTCTTGTATCTGATGCCCGGGTACTCGTCCAGCGTGGCGCAGAGGGTGACGATCTGGTCGGCCAGAGTCTCTAGCGTCTTCCCCTTGTCTCCGCTGTTTGGACTGTAGATACTGCGGAAGGACCCGGGATTATCACACGTGAAGACCTGCAAGACAAGAACACCTTTAATACTAATGAACACCTTTAATACTCCTCAAACCCCTAATAAacccatgctctctctctctctctctgtgcgtctctctcgctctctttctctgtcgctctctctgtctgtttctctctgtctctttccgtctccctctctgtgtctctctctgtctctctctctctctctctctctccctctccccctcagatGTCCAgaatctctccttctccatccctctctctgaaaGCCCCGTTGAATTATTGCCTCCATTTTTTTCATTGAAACTGCTGAGACTTACAATGAAGGAGATACATTGTTGTAATACTGTTCTATTACTGGGCCACTTCCTCTTCATAACATCTTGTTCctctgagagagaagggagctTACGTAAAACCACAATGTCTCAACACCTGAGAGCAACTCTTAAGTGTTTTGTCAAAGATCCACTGTTGCATGACTAAACAGGAAATACCAGGAAATACACTACCAAGTTATCTTTTACTTAAATACAGTTATCAATGCATTTCTAAATTGATTAAAAGCTCTACATGTAACGTGAAAATAATGACGTTTGGCATTTTGATAAAGGAAAAAGACAAGAAGTGAGGAGGATACTGTTGGCAAAGCACGGTGGCTGTGAGtccatgcccctcacccctgacccctgacccctgaccgtGCTTTCCTAGACACAACCAGGGACCAGAGTGAAAACATAGACAACTTACTTGTGCTTCGTGGGGTAAAAAAGAGATGCATATTTCTTTGCAGACGCGTATATACTTTGCACAGTATGATTTCATCTTGCTGAACAAATCATCTGAACAATCTGGGGGGGATGaaataaatacacatttttAGAAATAGAAGTGATGACATTTTGTGCAAAGTTAAAATTCCTTTAGACTGAACTTGATGGAATACTTCTGCCAGAGAACTTACAGTCAGTGAAGTACACATATGCTGCTTTGTACTTGGGTTTAGTCTTGAAGTCTTCAATGAAGGCGTCTACACACTATAAGCACAATAGTGTAATTTTTAACATGTGAAAACACAATAAAATGTGGTCCCAGTATAAAACAACAAGGACATCTATATCCAAAATTTATAATGATCCATTGCAACAGGATGTTAAGTGATTTTAACTGTTTAATCAGGTCAAACCTTTGAAGTTGGGGACATAAAGTAGATGGCCTTCATCTCTGGGACAGGTTCCCTGCTTTTGAAAAGGTCCTCAACAACTGAGTggtaaaaataagattaacatAATTATATTGAGTATATTAACATTGTAAAACGCCATCCCATCTTCTTAACAGAATGTAAAACGTCACTGTTAGTATGACATTATCTGACATTATTTGACTTACTTGTGATTCCCTCTGACATCAAGTCTGACATCTTGCAACAGGAAGTCAGAAGCTTGGTGGTAAATTGATCCAGTATCAATATCTGGGAACAAAAGGTGATACAGTACTGGAAGTTTTATGCctcaagacacacaaacacaatccacTTCGCAATTCAATAGGAATGTATGTCATCTGAGAATGTATTTCAACCTCCGGGGTTCTTATCTGTGCCCTACCTTCCATACTTCGGACTTTCTGCAATCCGCAATGATTGTTTCCTTTATTCCTGCGAATAACCAATGAAGAACAATTAGGACAGACTTTTTATGCATCTACAATTACATTTGTTTACCATAATGTGTGATTCCTGTGAATCCCTGACTACAATTACATGCAGTTTTGACAATGTTTTGGTGACGATTGCCCAAGTTAGCTACATTATCCAAACATGTCTGTTTTCCGAGTCACCTAACGCTAGTTGATTGTTTACCAACttctagctagcctagctctaGCATTGTGATAAGCTCTACTGTTTAGCTGGCTAGTTGGCTAAGTAACGGCACCAACATTAAAGGAGGAAACACGATAGGCTACCTATCAACAAGTAAACGCAGTTAGCTTTAATAGAACAACTTCACAGCCAAACCAGTGTGTTCAAACTTcctaaaatagctagctagcgagttAGCTTGATGTACAGGAATGGAAAGTATGACTTCCTGAGCTAGCCAGTTAGCTCTCTAGCTAACATGCGAGTCAAAAAGGGTGTAGACAACTTTGAACGCATTTCATTGCAGACAACCATTCAACTTCTTTAAAGGGATAAATTaaacatttgaaaagaaaaactGACCTTCATATTAAGCTACGGTCTAAGGTAATCTTAGTAATAAAAAGACAACTTACTTTGCCAAACTATTTTTTTTAGACCGTGATCAGAAACAGTTGCCATTTTTCCTTTGAAGCCTGTGGTTGGATCCTCCCGTCCGCTCTACGTTGAACTTCGTCATCAGTGTCAACAAATGTCACCCAGCTGTGTAGATTTCATGTCAGATTTAGAGCTAACTAGTTTCATTATAAATCGTCAACCAAAAATCTCACAATGTAGATGTATTTTGACATTAATTATGATTGTAAACAACAACACCTAGCAATTTATTATGGGGTAAATACATAATTGTcatcaataaatgtatttaatacaGCCTAATTATTATATAACTATAAATGTTCATATCATTATCATATCGTTGTATAAATTATGAAACATAATTTGTACTGCAAATGTAGCTATATATATCCTGAAGCAGCATATTTTGTCTCTCAGTGATTGGACGGTTGTCCCAGTGGGAGGGGACGCGCGCAGGTATTTCAGCCTAGACAGACCAAAAACAATGTAAAAGCAAAGAAATAAGTCTGACATGAATATTCTCTCAACATCAGAGAGACAGCCGTTGTAAGAAATAACTGCTCAGAAAAGGACCGTTTTAAGAAGATTAAATACCGACAGCATGGGGACTGTGAAGTGGATTGTGGTCTTTGCTTTGTTGAGTATTGCCTGTCAGGTAAGAACGGTGACAAAATATTCTACTTAATCTTTATTTACGTGTCACGTCGTGAGTATAGATATTTCAGAGAATATCTGATATAGCCATATCAACTAATTATTTTTTGGTTAATATAAGCACATTAATATTGGCTCTAGTGCGTTTGATATATTTGTCATCAAAATGattagtgtgtttgtgacatTTGAATTTGATTAATACTTAATTTATTATATCTTTGTTCTTTCAGAGTGCTGCTCAATCAGGTAATCCTACGTGTATTTTCAACAAGCGTTCATCAATTATATAAGTCAATGCATTTCAAGAGAAATACTTTCATACCAACATATTTTTCCATCGAAATATGTATAACCCTGTACTGTAGGTTGCTGTTGGTGATAAATGATTACATCACTCAAAAatattacaaagtaaaaaacatttacatctaGTTATTTATAATATGATAATATAATAAACATAATAAGCGATTACCTCATCTTTCCCATCAGGTATCAGTGTGTCCGTGTTCTCTGTTACATCCAAGAGCATGGCAGTCCAGTGGACCAGATACCCTTCAGCCACGTCCTACAAGATTACAGTCACACCAATAAACTCACCATCTCACCCTGCCTTTGCCCAGTTCGGCCCCAATTCTGTGATGGGCTCTGTAAACTCTCTATCCCCCAACACGTTGTACACCGTTAAGGTGGAGGCGATGGATGACTCTCTGAATGTGCTAAGCCAAGCGGCTGTTGATAAGATCACGGGTGAGTTTATTTTGGGCTGTTTCAAAGGCAGGAATAGACACACTTTTAGACAGCCGGTGAATAAATGTTTAACTTTTATAGGTACAGCTATACTATTATACATATCACAGTTGATCAATAATAAATCACGATAAATCATCATATATCATAAGTGTTAATGAGTGTTTGTGCTACTGTGCAGTGTAACGTAGAGTAATGATGGCCTCTCGTATTCAGCTCCGGAGGTACCCAGCATCGTCATGGCAACTTCAAAGCAGAGCGACAGGATATCAGTGGAGTTCACGTCGGCGCCCGGCGCCACATCTTACGTACTGCGCGCCGAGACCGCGGATGGCTCCTTCTTCTCCGAGACCGACGTGTCTTCGTCCCCCGGCACGGTGACCAACCTCAAGCCCTACACCGACTACATTCTCAGCGTCCTGTCCGTCAACAGCGGAGGTCGGAGTCAACCGTCCCTCCCCGCGGAAGCGAAGACAGGTAGCTAGCGTCCCCTCACATTCATGGCTGGATAAAACTTACACAAGTCCGCCCCCGGTATAAAGAAACAAACCGTTTGtgaggaaacactgaaacacCTTTTCTACTCATTCGCTCACACAAGTCACTTGATATCTGCAATGACCTATACACCAGACTCAAAGATGGGACTATTTACATGCATCACCCCAAGCTTGATACGAGCGGCCAGGCAAATCCAGTTTTCCTCTCATCTTGAATGCCGTCATTGCCTTGAGGGTGAGAGGTTATCCTCCACCCGGTGTAACTTtatctgacccctctctctaaAAACAAAGGGTTTACCTCATCCACAGAATTCATCTGACCTCCCTGGGGATATGACCTGTATCTCTTGACAGGATCTGATGTCATTATCAACGCCTAACAAAACACCAGTATCTTATTGTCCCATTGTATGCAAGGTTATTCATGACTCATAATTCCTTGTTTATCATTATCAGATCAACATTCGATAATCTCAAGTGATTATATGGGAACACGACATAAAAAGGATGAATACCCACAAACTCATTCTGAAATCCAAATTGCATGTTTTCGGTTCGTCTCACCCATAGTGGTTGCTGCTCCTCACCTGATCACCAGCTCTCCCAGTAACTCCAGCATCGTCGTGGTATGGCAGCCAGTGGCCAACGCCGTCCGCTACACTCTCTGTATCGTCATGGAGGGTTCCAACGCCACGGTGGACGTCAACCTCACGAGTCCCAACATCACCTTCTCGGACCTGGAGGCTGGGAGCGTTTACGCCATCAAGGCCAACGCCTGGGACGCCATGAACAGGCAGGGAGATGATGCCCGTGTCTCCCAGATCACACGTAAGCATGAGGCTCAAGAACTGAGTacggttgagtgtgtgtgtgtgtcttggtttgTGCTGAAccatcttgtgtgtgtttgtatgtgtgtgcgcgctcctGCAGGGCCTCCCACTCCTAGCATCGTTCAGATGGCCGTGTCGAGGAACGAATCTTCAGCGGGTCTATCCGTGTCCTGGCATGTCGTCGAGGGGGCGTCCCACTACCTGGTCCTCAGCTCGGAGGGGGTCAACTGTACCTCCGCCGCGGGCACCTGCACCCTCGCCCCCCTGGCGTGTGGTCAGGAACACACCGTCACCGTCACCGCCAGGAACCTGGCTGGTCCCAGCCCTCCCTCTGCGGCTCAGGAGTTCACCACCTGTACGTACGCCAGCATGCCGTGTACATCCCACCAGGGGAAAACACGGAAGACTTCCCTGACATACTAACTGCACTGTCATGCCCATAGTGGGAGTAGCGCAACTGACGACTGCAACAAGCATGTGGTAAAGATTTAACAGACTGACCGTCCTGCTTTACTCTTCCCAGTCCCCTGTCCACCAGAGcctgtgtgggtggaggagatgcAGGCCGGGAACTGCTCCGTCAGGTGGAGCCCCATGCCCTACGCTGACAAGTACGTGGCCTTCATCAAGAGAGACGACGGGCTCGAGGAGCGGTGCAACTCCACCAACACCACCTGCGACTTCCACTGCCAGTGTGGCTACACCTTCCTGATGACGGTGTTCGCTTACAACCAGGCGGGAGGCAGTCCACCAGGCCCCGTACTCAACTACACCACCCGTAAGAGAAATCACCCTGATCCCCCGCCCAGCGTTCATCCATCGTGGCTGATCCTCCCCACTCTGCACATTATCCTCTCTGAGAAATCACGGTTCCAGGATGAAAACGCTTCCATGTGtccctcctcctgtgtgtcatCAGTGCCCTGCTGTCCGGAGGACGTGCGCATCTCTCTGGTTTCCACGGACACCCTCGAGATCGAGTGGTCGGCGGCGCGCGGCGCCGAGGTGTACGAGACGCGGGCGGTCGAGGGCTCGAACGTCATCCTGTGCAACGACACGTCGCCCGTGTGCGCGCTCTCTGACCTCACCTGCGACAGGCCCTACAGCGTGATGGTCATCCCCTGCAGCGAGTTGCGAGGTTGCAACTGGGCCTGCGGTACCCACACTAAggagacaggta
The sequence above is a segment of the Hypomesus transpacificus isolate Combined female chromosome 26, fHypTra1, whole genome shotgun sequence genome. Coding sequences within it:
- the stxbp3 gene encoding syntaxin-binding protein 3; amino-acid sequence: MATVSDHGLKKIVWQRIKETIIADCRKSEVWKILILDQFTTKLLTSCCKMSDLMSEGITIVEDLFKSREPVPEMKAIYFMSPTSKCVDAFIEDFKTKPKYKAAYVYFTDYCSDDLFSKMKSYCAKYIRVCKEICISFLPHEAQVFTCDNPGSFRSIYSPNSGDKGKTLETLADQIVTLCATLDEYPGIRYKKDSSLYNAKHLAELVDKKLSNHYEMDDKGKKKEKTHAQLLIVERGFDPVSPILHELTYQAMAYDLIPIKNDVYKYKSKDGSEKEALLNDDDLLWVQLRHMHIAEVSAQIPKLVKEIAANKKQPEGKITISGLAQLMKKMPSVRKQVSQKTVHLNMTEDCMNQHVQKLCKAEQDLAVGLDSEGQKVKDPMRTLLPVLLHNYSIYDKFRAVLLYIFSLNGTTEENLSKLIQNVKDEDNRQEVILNWKELGVSIISTPNLFCRKPSRKDRSQEETYNLSRWTPVIKDVMEDAVENKLDSKEWPHQSECPAAWNGSGAVSARQKHKPNSHDERRSGSRLIVFVIGGMCHSEMRCAYEVTQAVKSCEVIIGSSHIVTPTSLLDDIQALTKPPTNAPMETFTIVVEDTKV
- the LOC124487380 gene encoding fibronectin type III domain-containing protein 7-like, whose translation is MGTVKWIVVFALLSIACQSAAQSGISVSVFSVTSKSMAVQWTRYPSATSYKITVTPINSPSHPAFAQFGPNSVMGSVNSLSPNTLYTVKVEAMDDSLNVLSQAAVDKITAPEVPSIVMATSKQSDRISVEFTSAPGATSYVLRAETADGSFFSETDVSSSPGTVTNLKPYTDYILSVLSVNSGGRSQPSLPAEAKTVVAAPHLITSSPSNSSIVVVWQPVANAVRYTLCIVMEGSNATVDVNLTSPNITFSDLEAGSVYAIKANAWDAMNRQGDDARVSQITRPPTPSIVQMAVSRNESSAGLSVSWHVVEGASHYLVLSSEGVNCTSAAGTCTLAPLACGQEHTVTVTARNLAGPSPPSAAQEFTTFPCPPEPVWVEEMQAGNCSVRWSPMPYADKYVAFIKRDDGLEERCNSTNTTCDFHCQCGYTFLMTVFAYNQAGGSPPGPVLNYTTLPCCPEDVRISLVSTDTLEIEWSAARGAEVYETRAVEGSNVILCNDTSPVCALSDLTCDRPYSVMVIPCSELRGCNWACGTHTKETAPCMSDILGISQVTNTSVSVNFTTPNRAANYTVTAAGTPDTHTCQSSGPPCVITHLPCGSTYDVSVLATTAVGQSIPSYVVTLETAPCCPETLNVDQVTQAMTNVTWSPARGAQSFVTALTSSRGHARCHTQDSHCLMGCITCGTNYTVSMEAFSRTGHKSECTYRGFSSSACCPSGVKLYQMTNNTLRVYWRSAGGLHNTTADVYGSQTNYTCSPAAGGNSCDVAGILCGDVYTVVVAPLTADGNTVKFCPQRMYSVSCSGGNVGMVMYRGKRSVD